Proteins found in one Planctomycetes bacterium MalM25 genomic segment:
- the clpP_1 gene encoding ATP-dependent Clp protease proteolytic subunit: protein MPLIPYVIEKSGREERAMDIYSRLLVDRIIILGSGINDEVANNVVAQMLFLQSDDPKSDIHLYINSPGGSVTAGMAIYDTMQWVNCDVATYCLGQCASMGAVLLAAGAAGKRHALPNSRVMIHQPLAGMEGTAEDILIHATEYKKTKDKLNAILAKHTGKTLEQLQDDTDRDNFMSAEEALEYKLVDKVVDSVG from the coding sequence ATGCCCCTGATTCCCTACGTCATCGAGAAGTCCGGCCGCGAAGAGCGGGCGATGGACATCTACAGCCGGCTGCTGGTCGATCGGATCATCATCCTCGGCTCGGGCATCAACGACGAAGTCGCGAACAACGTCGTCGCGCAGATGCTCTTCCTCCAGTCGGACGACCCGAAGAGCGACATCCACCTCTACATCAACTCGCCCGGCGGCAGCGTGACGGCTGGCATGGCGATCTACGACACGATGCAGTGGGTCAACTGCGATGTCGCGACTTACTGCCTCGGGCAGTGCGCCTCGATGGGCGCCGTGCTGCTGGCCGCCGGCGCCGCGGGCAAGCGGCACGCGTTGCCCAACAGCCGCGTGATGATCCACCAGCCGCTCGCCGGCATGGAAGGGACGGCCGAGGACATCCTCATCCACGCGACCGAGTACAAGAAGACCAAGGACAAGCTCAACGCGATCCTCGCCAAGCACACCGGCAAGACGCTCGAGCAGCTGCAAGACGACACCGACCGCGACAACTTCATGTCGGCCGAAGAGGCCCTGGAGTACAAGCTGGTCGACAAGGTGGTCGATAGCGTCGGCTGA
- the clpP_2 gene encoding ATP-dependent Clp protease proteolytic subunit, translating to MSETIAPKEGISAELQAAEQLGAGLFEPRAAGNYQRQRQMTLGDLLLENRVIFLQGEIYDGNANELVMKLLYLQSENRRKDIHFYINSPGGSVTSTLAIYDTMQMITCPVATYCVGLAASGGSVLLAGGEKGKRFALKHSKVMIHQPHGGVGGQVSDIEIQANEIIKTRETLNEILAGHTGKSSQEILEACDRDNYLTAEEAKEFGLVDDILTKAPGASEEDDD from the coding sequence ATGAGCGAGACCATCGCTCCCAAGGAAGGAATCTCGGCCGAGCTGCAAGCGGCGGAGCAACTGGGCGCCGGGCTGTTCGAGCCGCGGGCCGCGGGCAACTACCAGCGGCAGCGTCAGATGACGCTGGGCGACCTCCTCTTGGAGAACCGCGTGATCTTCCTGCAAGGGGAGATCTACGACGGCAACGCCAACGAGCTGGTCATGAAGCTGCTGTACTTGCAGAGCGAGAACCGCCGCAAGGACATCCACTTCTACATCAACTCGCCCGGCGGCAGCGTCACCTCGACGCTGGCCATCTACGACACGATGCAGATGATCACCTGCCCGGTCGCGACCTACTGCGTCGGCCTGGCGGCGTCGGGCGGCAGCGTCCTCCTGGCGGGCGGCGAGAAGGGCAAGCGGTTCGCCCTCAAGCACTCGAAGGTCATGATCCACCAGCCGCACGGCGGCGTCGGCGGGCAGGTCTCGGACATCGAGATCCAGGCCAACGAGATCATCAAGACCCGCGAGACCCTCAACGAGATCCTCGCCGGCCACACCGGCAAGAGCTCGCAGGAGATCCTCGAGGCGTGCGACCGCGACAACTACCTCACCGCCGAAGAGGCGAAGGAGTTCGGCTTGGTCGATGACATCCTGACCAAGGCCCCCGGCGCCAGCGAAGAAGACGACGATTGA
- the tig gene encoding Trigger factor, producing the protein MAADELENDDTTTDTAVAEAEAPEKLSLEVDVAKPSACERRITVTVSREDIDRYLDNAFSELMPTASVPGFRQGRAPRKLVVQKFRDEVADQVKGSLLMDSLAQVSEEEEFAAISEPDLDLEAVEVPEEGPLTFEFSIEVRPEFDMPKWKGLKLKRPTHEFTAEDIDGQIEQMLAKYGQLVPHDEAAAEGDYLVANLTATADGKELARDEERVLRIRETLSLVDGKIEGFDKLADGAKEGDKLNAKVTLSGSAPNEELRGKEVEVELEVLEVKKLRLPELDEDFLAEIGNFDTEGDFRDAVQKDLERQLEYAQQQQARKQISELLTESADWELPPALLKRQSARELERAIMELRRSGFSEAEIRARENELRQNSAAGTAESLKEHFILERIAEDEDLDVEDGDYDREIFLMSMQSGESPRRVRAQLEKRGLMDVLRNQIIERKVMAQVEAEAKFDDQDYTPPKTTTEGIPFAAGGASGDIPEATEADEASDED; encoded by the coding sequence ATGGCGGCAGACGAACTCGAAAACGACGACACCACCACCGACACCGCTGTCGCCGAGGCGGAAGCGCCCGAGAAGCTGTCGCTCGAGGTCGATGTCGCCAAGCCGAGCGCCTGCGAGCGCCGGATCACGGTGACCGTTTCGCGTGAGGACATCGACCGCTACCTGGACAACGCGTTCAGCGAGCTGATGCCGACCGCCTCGGTGCCCGGCTTCCGCCAGGGCCGCGCGCCGCGGAAGCTGGTCGTGCAGAAATTCCGCGACGAGGTCGCCGACCAGGTGAAGGGCTCGCTCCTGATGGACAGCCTCGCCCAGGTGAGCGAAGAGGAAGAGTTTGCCGCGATCAGCGAGCCGGACCTCGACCTGGAGGCCGTCGAGGTGCCCGAAGAGGGCCCGCTGACGTTCGAGTTCAGCATCGAGGTCCGCCCCGAGTTCGACATGCCCAAGTGGAAGGGCCTGAAGCTCAAGCGGCCGACCCACGAGTTCACCGCCGAAGACATCGACGGCCAGATCGAGCAGATGCTCGCCAAGTACGGCCAGCTCGTCCCGCACGACGAGGCCGCCGCCGAGGGCGACTACCTGGTCGCCAACCTCACGGCCACGGCCGACGGCAAGGAGCTGGCCCGCGACGAGGAACGCGTCCTCCGCATCCGCGAGACGCTCAGCCTGGTCGACGGCAAGATCGAAGGCTTCGACAAGCTGGCCGACGGCGCCAAAGAGGGCGACAAGCTCAACGCCAAGGTCACTCTCTCCGGCAGCGCTCCCAACGAGGAGCTGCGTGGCAAGGAGGTCGAGGTCGAGCTGGAGGTCTTGGAGGTCAAGAAACTGCGTCTGCCCGAACTGGACGAGGACTTCCTCGCCGAGATCGGCAACTTCGACACCGAAGGCGACTTCCGCGACGCCGTGCAGAAGGACCTGGAGCGCCAGCTCGAGTACGCCCAGCAGCAGCAGGCCCGCAAGCAGATCAGCGAGCTGCTCACCGAATCGGCCGACTGGGAACTCCCCCCCGCCCTGCTCAAGCGGCAGAGCGCTCGCGAGCTGGAGCGGGCCATCATGGAGCTCCGCCGCAGCGGCTTCAGCGAGGCCGAGATCCGCGCCCGCGAGAACGAGCTGCGCCAGAACAGCGCGGCCGGCACGGCCGAGTCGCTCAAGGAGCACTTCATCCTCGAGCGGATCGCCGAGGACGAGGACCTCGACGTGGAGGACGGCGATTACGATCGCGAGATCTTCCTGATGTCGATGCAATCGGGCGAGTCGCCCCGCCGGGTGCGGGCGCAGCTCGAGAAGCGGGGGTTGATGGACGTGCTCCGCAACCAGATCATCGAGCGTAAGGTGATGGCCCAAGTCGAGGCCGAGGCGAAGTTCGACGACCAGGACTACACGCCCCCGAAGACGACGACCGAGGGCATCCCCTTCGCCGCCGGCGGCGCGTCGGGCGACATCCCTGAAGCGACCGAGGCCGACGAAGCGAGCGACGAGGACTGA
- the rfbB gene encoding dTDP-glucose 4,6-dehydratase yields MPIQRPLQRVLVTGGAGFIGSALLRRLLARPGIEGVRNYDALTYAGLPESVAELEADPRYGLVHADVTDPAALTETIDAFRPDVLMHLAAESHVDRSIADPQRFVTTNVVGTATVLAAWRAYRDRVAPAEADGLLLLHVSTDEVYGSLPAGEAAVEGDLYRPSSPYSAAKAGADHLVQAYRRTYGLSSILAYPTNNYGPRQFPEKLVPLATLRALRNEPIPLYGDGLQVRDWLHVDDCAEGLIAIAERGEAAGAYHLGAATAGEREWSNRQVVEAIADGVDELRPSVDGPRRRLIECVDDRPGHDRRYALDSTKARTELGWRPTRELSLGIRETVRWYLENPVWVAAAERRGGQ; encoded by the coding sequence ATGCCAATCCAGCGGCCATTGCAGCGCGTGCTCGTCACGGGGGGGGCCGGCTTTATCGGCAGCGCCCTCCTGCGGCGGCTGCTCGCCCGGCCGGGGATTGAGGGTGTGAGGAACTACGACGCCCTCACCTACGCCGGCCTGCCCGAATCGGTGGCGGAGCTGGAGGCTGACCCGCGCTACGGGCTGGTTCACGCCGACGTGACCGACCCGGCCGCCCTCACCGAAACGATCGACGCCTTCCGGCCCGACGTGCTGATGCACCTGGCGGCCGAGTCGCACGTCGATCGTTCGATCGCCGACCCGCAGCGGTTTGTCACGACCAACGTCGTCGGCACGGCGACCGTGCTCGCCGCGTGGCGGGCGTACCGGGATCGTGTCGCTCCTGCCGAAGCCGACGGCTTGCTGCTGCTGCACGTTTCGACCGACGAGGTCTACGGCTCGCTCCCGGCGGGCGAAGCGGCTGTCGAGGGCGACCTCTACCGGCCGAGCTCCCCCTACTCCGCGGCGAAGGCGGGCGCCGACCACCTCGTGCAGGCCTACCGCCGCACGTACGGGCTAAGCTCGATCCTCGCCTACCCAACGAACAACTACGGGCCGCGGCAGTTCCCCGAGAAGCTGGTCCCGCTGGCGACGCTCCGCGCGCTGCGGAACGAACCGATCCCACTGTACGGCGACGGCCTCCAGGTGCGCGACTGGCTGCACGTGGACGACTGCGCCGAGGGCCTGATCGCCATCGCCGAACGGGGCGAGGCGGCCGGGGCCTACCACTTGGGCGCCGCCACGGCGGGCGAACGAGAGTGGAGCAACCGGCAGGTCGTCGAGGCGATCGCCGACGGCGTCGATGAGCTGCGTCCGTCAGTCGATGGCCCTCGCCGGCGACTCATCGAATGTGTTGACGACCGCCCGGGGCACGATCGCCGCTACGCGCTCGATTCAACGAAGGCGCGAACCGAACTCGGCTGGCGCCCGACGCGTGAACTCTCGCTGGGCATCCGCGAGACGGTGCGGTGGTATCTGGAAAATCCGGTCTGGGTCGCCGCCGCCGAAAGGCGTGGCGGGCAGTAA
- the rnd gene encoding Ribonuclease D, with protein sequence MSHETILSAGGLADLCERLTGATRIGFDTEFVSEDTFRPELCLVQVIAEGGAGGDILAVIDPQPIGDLTPFWRLLAEGDHVTIAHAAREEINFCMQAIDKPPANLFDTQLAAAFCSPEYPAAYSSVVQRVLNKRPNKGEQRTDWRRRPLSDAQIDYALEDVRYLFPLHDKILAKIDKLGRREWMETETAGFVEEVIAARTRQRWRKVSGSGGLPIRSLAIVRELWLWRQSEAQRRDLPPKRVLRDDLLVELAKKRTDQQDKIRAVRGMLHGQLKKAIPDIAAAIRRGLDAPTDDLVGSRRKPPPPQLNLLGQFIAPAINSLCNRSEIATALACTATDIRAQISHHLGWSHESDDPPRLSQGWRAELIGNLIDELLEGEKSIRIGDPQSSEPLEIS encoded by the coding sequence GTGAGCCACGAGACGATCCTCTCCGCCGGCGGCCTCGCCGACCTGTGCGAGCGCTTGACCGGCGCCACGCGGATCGGCTTCGACACCGAGTTCGTCTCGGAAGACACCTTCCGCCCCGAGCTCTGTCTCGTGCAGGTGATCGCCGAGGGGGGCGCCGGGGGCGACATCCTGGCGGTGATCGACCCGCAGCCGATCGGCGACCTGACCCCGTTCTGGCGGCTGCTCGCCGAGGGGGACCATGTCACGATCGCGCACGCCGCCCGCGAAGAGATCAACTTCTGCATGCAGGCGATCGACAAGCCGCCCGCCAACCTGTTCGACACGCAGCTGGCGGCCGCCTTCTGCAGCCCGGAGTACCCGGCCGCCTACAGCTCGGTGGTGCAGCGGGTGCTCAACAAGCGTCCCAACAAGGGCGAGCAGCGGACCGACTGGCGCCGCCGGCCGCTCTCCGACGCCCAGATCGATTACGCGCTGGAAGACGTCCGTTACCTCTTCCCGCTGCACGACAAGATCCTGGCGAAGATCGACAAGCTCGGCCGCCGCGAGTGGATGGAGACCGAGACCGCCGGCTTCGTCGAGGAGGTGATCGCCGCCCGCACGCGTCAGCGTTGGCGGAAGGTCTCCGGCTCGGGCGGGCTGCCGATCCGCAGCCTGGCGATCGTCCGCGAGCTGTGGCTCTGGCGTCAGTCGGAGGCCCAGCGCCGCGACCTGCCGCCCAAACGCGTGCTCCGCGACGACCTGCTGGTCGAGCTCGCGAAGAAGCGGACCGACCAGCAGGACAAGATCCGCGCCGTCCGCGGCATGCTGCACGGGCAGCTCAAGAAGGCGATCCCCGACATCGCCGCCGCCATCCGCCGGGGCCTCGACGCGCCGACCGACGACCTCGTCGGCTCGCGTCGCAAGCCGCCCCCGCCGCAGCTCAACCTGCTGGGCCAGTTCATCGCCCCGGCGATCAACAGCCTGTGCAACCGCTCGGAGATCGCCACCGCCCTGGCCTGCACGGCGACCGACATCCGCGCGCAGATCAGCCACCACCTCGGCTGGTCACACGAGTCGGACGACCCGCCCCGCCTGTCGCAGGGCTGGCGTGCCGAGTTGATCGGCAACCTGATCGACGAGCTGCTCGAGGGCGAGAAGTCGATCCGCATCGGCGACCCCCAGAGCTCCGAGCCGCTCGAGATCTCGTAG
- a CDS encoding Putative polyhydroxyalkanoic acid system protein (PHA_gran_rgn): MPKFEIAVPHTLGREQALERVQLFSDKIQAKHGDKIKDFEQSWEGDRLAFGFKTMGMRIEGGLEVAEDNVRVEGDLPFAAAMFKGQLTGAIQEQLQKLLG; this comes from the coding sequence ATGCCCAAGTTTGAAATCGCCGTCCCGCACACGCTTGGCCGCGAGCAGGCGCTCGAACGCGTGCAGTTGTTCTCCGACAAGATCCAGGCGAAGCACGGCGACAAGATCAAGGATTTCGAGCAATCCTGGGAGGGCGATCGCCTCGCCTTCGGCTTCAAGACCATGGGGATGCGGATCGAGGGGGGGCTCGAGGTCGCCGAAGACAACGTGCGGGTTGAAGGGGATTTGCCGTTCGCAGCGGCCATGTTCAAAGGCCAGCTCACCGGGGCGATCCAGGAGCAGCTTCAGAAGCTGCTCGGCTAG
- the cheY gene encoding Chemotaxis protein CheY: MSARVLVADDSSTMRKIILRSLSAVGVPSAVEAADGEEAIGLFSPGQFDLVLTDWNMPRKNGLELIQDIRKQDQDVTIIMVTTEAEKSRVLEAIQAGVSDYLVKPFTADTLREKLEKHGC; the protein is encoded by the coding sequence ATGAGCGCCCGTGTACTAGTAGCCGACGACTCCAGCACGATGCGGAAGATCATCCTCCGCTCGCTCAGCGCCGTAGGCGTCCCGAGCGCCGTCGAAGCCGCCGACGGGGAAGAGGCGATCGGCCTGTTCTCGCCCGGCCAGTTCGACCTGGTGCTGACCGATTGGAACATGCCCCGCAAGAACGGCCTGGAACTCATCCAGGACATCCGCAAGCAGGACCAGGACGTCACCATCATCATGGTCACGACCGAAGCCGAGAAGTCGCGCGTCCTCGAAGCGATTCAGGCGGGCGTCTCCGACTACCTGGTCAAGCCGTTCACGGCCGACACCCTCCGCGAGAAGCTCGAGAAGCACGGCTGCTGA
- a CDS encoding Tetratricopeptide repeat protein → MEERSLQPPTIASAYERYLNDQDSAGFIKEVAGHYTCATLERLASMSDRTGRRAAVLALGFMGDYTSNPVVGRSLSDRDRGVRTIAENSIRELWSRVGSREQRLSLRCIVRMNQTKRYEDAIRMATELIHESPWIAEAWCQRGTAHYHLAQYEAAIRNCHQALEINPYHFTAAAGMGQCYLMQENPVAALESFRRALRLNPGMEEVRANVIKLQRSIRDE, encoded by the coding sequence ATGGAAGAGAGATCGCTTCAACCGCCGACGATCGCTTCCGCTTACGAGCGGTACCTGAACGATCAGGACTCGGCCGGGTTCATCAAAGAGGTCGCCGGGCACTACACGTGCGCGACGCTCGAGCGCCTGGCGTCGATGTCCGACCGCACCGGACGCCGCGCCGCCGTGCTGGCGCTCGGCTTCATGGGCGACTACACCTCGAACCCGGTGGTCGGCCGCTCGCTCTCCGACCGCGACCGGGGCGTGCGCACCATCGCCGAGAACTCGATCCGCGAGCTCTGGAGCCGCGTGGGCAGCCGCGAGCAACGCCTGTCGTTGCGTTGCATCGTCCGCATGAACCAGACCAAACGGTACGAGGACGCCATCCGCATGGCGACCGAACTGATCCACGAGTCCCCTTGGATTGCCGAGGCGTGGTGCCAGCGGGGCACGGCCCATTACCACCTCGCGCAGTACGAGGCCGCCATCCGAAACTGCCACCAGGCGCTCGAGATCAACCCGTACCACTTCACCGCCGCCGCCGGCATGGGGCAGTGCTACCTCATGCAAGAGAACCCGGTCGCCGCCCTGGAGTCCTTCCGCCGCGCTCTGAGGCTGAACCCCGGCATGGAAGAGGTGCGTGCGAACGTGATCAAGCTGCAACGGTCCATCCGCGACGAATAA
- the trxA_2 gene encoding Thioredoxin yields the protein MTMLLTLTNRAGFALLALAAMANAAAAQSEGVAWRTDFDAARGEATQAGKLLLVHFWTESCGPCRVLEKRVFSQPQVAMGIATDYVPVKINANEAPELAKAFGVTRVPTDVVVAADGKPIKAFISPSTPMEYVGTVRQLAATYRSQSGGVFSAVSQAAPAPNGLQPPASPQSNDRYAQFASAPTPPAYVPQGVSPAVTPVSVPTAPAATENRYAAPAPAATPAPPAPATSNPYAAASVAPVTPAPVTPIAPAAPAPSSQAASQLPPGSPPLGFEGFCPVTMKNEWRWAKGDARFGAIHEGRTYLFSSAEAQKAFLATPDAFSPVLAGADPVAAVDQQRSLPGVREHAVEYQGRFYLFANEQTLERFWSNPDGYAAGVKRVAALPAESSFIR from the coding sequence ATGACTATGTTGCTTACACTAACCAACCGTGCTGGGTTCGCCCTCTTGGCCCTCGCCGCCATGGCGAACGCCGCCGCCGCCCAAAGCGAGGGCGTCGCGTGGCGGACCGACTTCGACGCCGCCCGCGGCGAAGCAACCCAGGCCGGCAAATTGCTGCTTGTCCACTTCTGGACCGAGAGCTGCGGCCCCTGCCGCGTGCTGGAGAAGCGGGTCTTCTCCCAGCCGCAAGTCGCGATGGGCATCGCCACGGATTATGTGCCCGTGAAAATCAACGCGAACGAAGCGCCCGAACTCGCCAAGGCGTTCGGCGTGACGCGGGTGCCGACCGACGTGGTCGTCGCGGCGGACGGCAAGCCGATCAAGGCGTTCATCAGCCCCTCCACGCCGATGGAGTACGTCGGCACGGTCCGCCAGCTCGCCGCCACCTACCGCTCGCAAAGCGGAGGGGTGTTCTCCGCGGTGTCCCAAGCGGCCCCGGCGCCGAACGGCCTGCAGCCGCCCGCCTCGCCTCAGTCGAACGATCGTTACGCCCAGTTCGCCTCGGCCCCGACGCCACCGGCGTACGTGCCTCAGGGCGTTTCGCCAGCGGTGACGCCGGTCTCCGTTCCGACGGCCCCGGCCGCAACCGAGAACCGCTACGCCGCACCGGCTCCTGCCGCCACCCCGGCCCCGCCGGCGCCCGCGACGAGCAACCCGTACGCTGCCGCCTCCGTCGCGCCGGTCACCCCCGCGCCCGTCACGCCGATTGCCCCGGCCGCGCCGGCTCCCTCGAGCCAGGCCGCCTCGCAGCTTCCGCCCGGCAGCCCGCCCCTCGGCTTCGAGGGTTTCTGCCCGGTGACGATGAAGAACGAGTGGCGTTGGGCGAAGGGCGACGCCCGCTTCGGGGCGATCCACGAGGGCCGCACCTACCTGTTCTCCAGCGCCGAGGCGCAGAAGGCCTTCCTCGCCACGCCCGACGCCTTCAGCCCGGTCCTCGCCGGCGCCGACCCGGTCGCCGCCGTCGACCAGCAACGCAGCCTGCCGGGAGTGCGGGAGCACGCCGTGGAGTACCAGGGCCGCTTCTACCTGTTCGCGAACGAGCAGACGCTCGAGCGTTTCTGGAGCAACCCGGACGGCTACGCCGCCGGCGTGAAACGGGTCGCCGCCCTGCCGGCGGAGAGCTCGTTCATCCGCTGA
- a CDS encoding hypothetical protein (Transcription termination factor Rho), translating into MTMASKKRSGGRYRGRNNNNQNNQNGRGGGGGGGGGGGGYRGNNRGNRRRGGQGYDQRNDQEADFKVSNELVPASGVLEMHPNGYGFLRDPSTNFVRERSDPFVPGTIIDKYGLREGILLSGLVQQQRRDQGPRMRELLDVEGMEPEEYTAVKPFDSLTPITPEEWYRLETGAQPLTTRVIDLLCPLGKGQRSLLVAPPRTGKTVLTQHISNAIAQNYPYVNLIVLLIDERPEEVTDMRRSVEGEVLASSLDCDVESHVRLAQLTVERCRRLAEMGKDVFLMMDSITRLARAFNKWVGNTGRTMSGGVDIKAMDIPKKLFATARAFEEGGSLTVVGTALIDTGSRMDDLIFQEFKGTGNMEVVLDRRLSDRRIWPAIDIEQSGTRREEKLLSEDMLHAATMLRRTLSSMHPVDAMEQLTTKLAKFKSNDEFIGLIQGAGAID; encoded by the coding sequence ATGACGATGGCGAGTAAGAAACGGTCCGGCGGTCGCTACCGCGGACGCAACAACAACAACCAGAACAATCAAAACGGTCGAGGCGGCGGCGGCGGTGGCGGCGGTGGCGGCGGTGGCTACCGCGGCAACAACCGCGGCAACCGGCGCCGTGGCGGCCAGGGCTACGACCAACGGAACGACCAAGAGGCCGATTTCAAGGTCTCCAACGAGCTGGTCCCCGCGTCGGGCGTGCTCGAGATGCACCCCAACGGGTACGGCTTCCTCCGCGACCCGTCGACGAACTTCGTCCGCGAACGGTCCGACCCGTTCGTCCCGGGCACGATCATCGACAAGTACGGCCTCCGCGAGGGCATCCTGCTCAGCGGCCTCGTGCAGCAGCAGCGTCGCGACCAGGGACCGCGGATGCGGGAGCTGCTCGACGTTGAGGGCATGGAGCCGGAGGAGTACACGGCCGTTAAGCCGTTCGACAGCCTCACGCCGATCACCCCCGAAGAGTGGTACCGCCTCGAGACGGGCGCCCAGCCGCTCACCACGCGGGTGATCGACCTGCTCTGCCCGCTGGGCAAAGGGCAACGCTCGCTGCTGGTCGCCCCGCCGCGCACCGGCAAGACCGTGCTGACGCAGCACATCTCCAACGCGATCGCCCAGAACTACCCGTACGTGAACCTCATCGTGTTGCTCATCGACGAGCGGCCCGAAGAGGTGACCGACATGCGTCGGAGCGTCGAGGGCGAGGTGCTCGCGAGCAGCCTCGACTGCGACGTCGAATCGCACGTCCGACTCGCCCAGCTGACGGTCGAGCGCTGCCGACGCCTCGCCGAGATGGGCAAGGACGTCTTCCTGATGATGGACTCGATCACCCGCCTGGCCCGCGCGTTCAACAAGTGGGTTGGCAACACGGGCCGCACCATGTCGGGCGGCGTCGACATCAAGGCGATGGACATCCCCAAGAAGCTGTTCGCCACCGCGCGGGCCTTCGAGGAAGGGGGCTCGCTCACGGTTGTCGGCACCGCGCTGATCGACACGGGCAGCCGGATGGACGACCTGATCTTCCAGGAGTTCAAGGGGACGGGCAACATGGAGGTCGTCCTCGACCGCCGCTTGTCCGACCGCCGCATCTGGCCCGCGATCGACATCGAGCAGTCGGGCACCCGCCGCGAAGAGAAGCTCCTCTCCGAGGACATGCTCCACGCCGCGACGATGCTCCGCCGCACGCTCAGCAGCATGCACCCGGTCGACGCGATGGAACAGCTCACGACGAAGCTCGCCAAGTTCAAATCGAACGACGAGTTCATCGGCCTGATCCAGGGCGCCGGGGCGATCGACTGA